From Chryseobacterium sp. H1D6B, a single genomic window includes:
- a CDS encoding aminotransferase class I/II-fold pyridoxal phosphate-dependent enzyme → MENFNAANEIQDLQYFGEFGGVNPSISDSSTYTFLSAKTMFDTFEGNADGCYLYSRHSSPMNLYLSQALAKLENTETANVTASGMGAITSVLMQLCKSGDHIISSRTIYGGTYAFLKNFLPPFNIETTFLDINNFEAVENSITPHTKAIYCESVSNPLLEVADLKKLSEICKKHNLKLIVDNTFSPLSISPALLGADIVIHSLTKFINGSSDTVGGVYCGTQEFINDTKNVNSGACMLLGPTMDSFRSASILKNLRTLHIRIKQHSHNALYLAERFERDGLRVSYPGLQSHKNHELMKSMMHEEYGFGGLLTLDAGTTDKANELMELMQQENLGYLAVSLGFYKTLFSCSGSSTSSEIPEEERAEMGISDGLIRFSIGLDHDIERTYQKMKECMKKTGVLNHENVSIY, encoded by the coding sequence ATGGAAAACTTTAACGCAGCAAATGAAATACAGGATCTTCAGTATTTTGGAGAATTCGGAGGTGTAAATCCTTCTATTTCAGACAGCTCCACCTACACTTTTCTTTCTGCCAAAACGATGTTTGATACATTTGAAGGAAATGCGGATGGATGCTATTTATATTCAAGGCATTCCTCTCCAATGAACTTATACCTTTCACAGGCATTAGCTAAATTAGAAAACACAGAAACAGCTAATGTTACAGCTTCAGGAATGGGAGCAATAACTTCTGTTTTGATGCAGCTCTGTAAAAGCGGCGACCATATTATTTCAAGCAGAACGATCTATGGAGGGACGTATGCTTTTCTTAAAAATTTCCTTCCTCCTTTTAATATTGAAACTACATTTTTAGATATCAACAATTTTGAAGCTGTTGAAAATTCTATAACACCTCATACAAAAGCCATCTACTGCGAAAGTGTCAGCAATCCGCTTCTTGAAGTTGCAGATTTGAAAAAACTTTCTGAAATCTGTAAAAAACACAACTTAAAACTAATAGTAGACAATACTTTCTCACCGCTATCTATTTCTCCAGCTTTACTGGGTGCAGATATTGTGATTCACAGTTTAACGAAATTCATCAATGGAAGCAGTGATACAGTAGGCGGCGTATACTGTGGAACTCAAGAATTTATTAATGACACCAAAAATGTAAACTCTGGTGCGTGTATGCTTCTTGGCCCGACGATGGACAGTTTCCGATCTGCAAGTATCTTAAAAAACCTGAGAACACTTCATATCAGAATCAAGCAGCACAGCCATAACGCATTATATTTAGCTGAAAGATTTGAACGCGATGGATTAAGAGTTTCTTACCCAGGATTACAGTCCCATAAAAATCATGAATTAATGAAGAGCATGATGCATGAAGAATACGGATTCGGGGGGTTATTGACTTTAGATGCCGGAACTACAGACAAAGCTAATGAGCTTATGGAACTTATGCAGCAGGAAAATTTAGGATACCTGGCTGTAAGTTTAGGTTTCTATAAAACTTTATTCTCTTGTTCAGGAAGCTCAACTTCTTCTGAAATCCCGGAAGAAGAGCGCGCTGAAATGGGTATTTCTGACGGACTGATCAGGTTTTCAATAGGATTAGACCACGATATTGAAAGAACCTACCAAAAAATGAAAGAATGCATGAAAAAAACAGGAGTTTTAAACCATGAAAACGTTTCTATATATTAA
- a CDS encoding hemin receptor: MLKKSLVLMSISAAFFAQAQDISVIRNSIDVYSNPSLGGSSKFNAMAGSNGALGGDAGSLLTNPAGLGVAISGEVSGTLSITNNKNKSSLAGSSIDYNITKGDLGNAGGVAVFQLMTETPWKFINVGVNYSSQSLENYVESPGNRNVIIPKSLVDSNGNPVNGNMTYLGQAYDRYGTQSKMSFGVGANYDNRLYLGAGLNFHYADLDQYDTAVFGLDLDNSVSNFKKQYTPYSEKSNGFSATVGVIGKVSNQFRLGASIETPTWWKTDRAFSEYYTGNDGLIYYDNYIEDRTFRSPMKATVSGAFVPNKNFAINIDYTLGLTKPKYKVQGEAETELNTFFSDNYKNLSEVKVGAEYRIKAFRLRGGYSYASSPFDALTISSYSNTGVAGNNNYSDLILGARNTIGAGIGYDFKAFYVDASYQNISSKYKNPFLSGSADYNTGYYGGDFDVTTPNSVVSEVKNSRNNFFLTFGWKF; the protein is encoded by the coding sequence ATGTTAAAAAAATCTTTAGTATTAATGAGTATTTCTGCCGCTTTTTTTGCGCAGGCTCAAGATATTTCTGTAATTAGAAACTCCATTGATGTGTATTCAAACCCTTCTTTGGGCGGATCTTCTAAGTTTAATGCAATGGCGGGTTCCAATGGAGCCTTAGGAGGTGATGCAGGTTCTTTGTTGACTAACCCGGCAGGTCTTGGAGTTGCCATCTCGGGGGAGGTTTCAGGAACGCTTTCCATTACAAACAATAAAAATAAATCATCTTTAGCAGGGTCATCGATCGATTATAATATAACGAAAGGTGATCTTGGAAATGCCGGCGGAGTTGCTGTATTTCAGCTGATGACAGAAACGCCTTGGAAATTTATCAATGTGGGGGTTAATTACTCAAGCCAGTCGCTTGAAAATTATGTTGAGTCTCCGGGAAACAGAAATGTAATCATTCCTAAAAGCCTTGTTGATTCAAATGGAAACCCTGTGAACGGCAACATGACCTATCTAGGACAGGCTTATGACAGATACGGAACTCAATCTAAAATGAGTTTCGGGGTTGGAGCGAATTATGATAACCGTTTATACTTAGGAGCTGGTTTAAATTTCCACTACGCAGATCTTGATCAGTATGATACTGCCGTATTTGGTTTAGACTTAGACAATTCAGTAAGTAATTTTAAAAAGCAGTATACTCCTTATTCAGAAAAATCTAATGGTTTCTCTGCTACTGTAGGGGTTATTGGAAAAGTAAGCAACCAATTCAGATTAGGTGCTTCCATAGAAACACCGACTTGGTGGAAAACAGACAGAGCTTTTTCTGAATATTACACAGGAAATGACGGTCTTATTTACTATGATAATTATATAGAAGACAGAACCTTCAGATCTCCGATGAAAGCTACGGTAAGTGGTGCATTTGTACCCAACAAGAACTTTGCGATCAACATAGATTATACATTAGGATTAACGAAGCCTAAATATAAAGTGCAGGGTGAAGCAGAAACTGAGCTGAATACTTTTTTCAGCGATAATTACAAAAATCTGTCTGAAGTGAAAGTAGGAGCCGAATATAGAATTAAAGCATTCAGATTAAGAGGCGGATATTCTTATGCTTCAAGTCCTTTTGATGCACTGACGATTAGTTCTTATTCTAATACGGGAGTTGCTGGAAATAATAATTACAGCGATTTGATCTTAGGAGCAAGAAATACAATTGGGGCAGGGATCGGATATGATTTCAAAGCATTTTATGTAGATGCATCTTATCAGAATATCAGTTCAAAATATAAGAATCCATTCCTAAGCGGAAGCGCTGATTACAATACTGGATATTATGGAGGAGACTTTGATGTTACAACGCCAAACTCTGTTGTTTCAGAAGTGAAAAACAGTAGAAATAACTTCTTTCTTACATTTGGCTGGAAGTTCTAA
- a CDS encoding prolyl-tRNA synthetase, producing the protein MKKNIHKNLLSTLKSKGILAVAGGLLLMSCGAQVGGYSETDGVYYDPNKDTLPQGVIINNDNGNRVGEYYDYQQDDSNLIQNAEMNSRDQDNRYSSWNDNSWNGNATDSDWGNFAGNQTNFYDNSWWMYGGYGPYWGWNRGWGFGMSFGWGSSWGWGGFNPYWNFGWGGYYDPFWGGYYGSPYWGWNGGYWGNGYYNRLPYRRSGADGRGINSYNQGSLGKYNSNGSGFRNNTGSNSGFRNFNNTGGFRQQGNMNNGGFRNSSGYRNQPRNYNYNNQQQQQPRYRDNSGFRSNDNNGFRSNNGGFNNSGGGFRSGGSSGGGGGFRSGGGGGGGFRSGGR; encoded by the coding sequence ATGAAAAAAAATATACATAAAAATTTACTTAGCACGCTGAAATCTAAAGGGATTTTAGCTGTTGCGGGTGGATTGCTTTTGATGTCTTGCGGAGCCCAAGTAGGAGGTTACAGCGAGACAGATGGGGTTTATTATGACCCCAACAAGGACACGTTGCCACAAGGGGTGATCATAAATAATGATAATGGCAATAGAGTAGGTGAATATTATGATTACCAACAAGACGATTCTAATCTTATCCAGAATGCAGAAATGAATTCCAGAGATCAGGATAACAGATACAGTTCTTGGAATGACAATTCTTGGAACGGAAATGCTACAGATTCAGACTGGGGGAATTTTGCAGGAAATCAGACCAATTTTTATGACAATTCTTGGTGGATGTACGGAGGTTACGGTCCATATTGGGGCTGGAACAGAGGCTGGGGATTTGGAATGTCTTTCGGCTGGGGCAGCTCTTGGGGCTGGGGCGGATTTAATCCGTACTGGAACTTTGGCTGGGGTGGATATTATGATCCATTCTGGGGCGGTTATTATGGAAGTCCTTATTGGGGATGGAACGGAGGATACTGGGGTAATGGCTATTACAACAGACTTCCTTACAGAAGAAGCGGTGCAGATGGTAGAGGTATCAACAGTTATAACCAAGGCAGTTTAGGAAAATATAATTCAAATGGTTCTGGATTTAGAAATAACACGGGTTCAAATTCAGGATTCAGAAATTTTAACAATACCGGAGGTTTCAGACAACAAGGAAATATGAATAACGGAGGATTCAGAAACTCATCAGGATATCGTAATCAGCCAAGAAATTATAATTACAATAATCAACAACAGCAACAGCCTAGATACAGAGATAACAGCGGTTTCAGATCTAATGACAATAATGGATTCAGATCTAATAATGGAGGCTTCAACAACTCAGGCGGCGGATTCAGATCAGGTGGTTCTTCCGGAGGCGGAGGAGGATTTAGATCTGGTGGCGGCGGAGGTGGCGGTTTCAGATCCGGCGGAAGATAA
- a CDS encoding helix-turn-helix domain-containing protein, which produces MDFHIKYITPDIKLSTYDDKLFKTETVFEYHMLIWFISGETKIIQADQSYLFKAGDLFLIPRNHLATVINYPKDGLPHKAVAMHLTTERLKEFYSKIDIEKQDKKQKPKIHSFNSHPLLESCLASLIPYFEMKEPFPENIASLKITEAISIIREIDKSIDAVLANFEEPGKIDLLNFMEKNFMFNMPLEKFGYLTGRSLSTFNRDFRKVFEISPQRWLIQKRLELAYYHLTEKNKKPTDVFLEVGFEDLSHFSYAFKKQYGYAPSSLR; this is translated from the coding sequence ATGGATTTCCATATAAAATATATCACCCCCGATATCAAGCTTTCCACCTATGATGACAAGCTGTTTAAAACTGAAACAGTCTTTGAATATCATATGCTGATATGGTTTATTTCAGGAGAAACAAAAATTATCCAGGCTGACCAGTCTTATCTTTTTAAAGCGGGTGATCTATTTTTGATTCCCAGGAATCATCTCGCTACTGTCATTAACTATCCTAAAGACGGGCTCCCGCATAAAGCTGTTGCCATGCATCTTACCACAGAACGTCTGAAAGAATTTTATTCTAAGATTGACATTGAAAAGCAAGATAAAAAGCAAAAACCTAAAATCCACAGTTTTAACAGTCATCCTCTGCTTGAAAGCTGTCTGGCTTCTTTAATTCCGTATTTTGAGATGAAAGAGCCGTTTCCAGAAAATATAGCTTCATTAAAAATTACCGAAGCAATAAGTATTATAAGGGAAATTGATAAAAGTATTGATGCTGTGCTGGCTAATTTTGAAGAACCGGGAAAGATTGATCTGCTTAATTTTATGGAAAAGAATTTCATGTTCAATATGCCGTTAGAAAAGTTCGGGTATTTAACAGGCAGAAGTCTTTCTACATTTAACCGTGATTTTAGAAAAGTATTTGAAATATCCCCACAGCGGTGGCTCATTCAAAAGAGACTGGAATTAGCCTACTATCATTTAACCGAAAAGAATAAAAAACCTACAGATGTCTTTCTGGAAGTAGGTTTTGAAGATCTGTCGCACTTTTCCTATGCATTTAAAAAGCAGTATGGATATGCGCCGTCTTCCTTGAGATAA
- a CDS encoding SDR family NAD(P)-dependent oxidoreductase: MIQNNFQETEQNPINSGFNAQSTAQEVIKGIDLSGKTAIVTGGYAGIGLETTRILTGAGAAVIIPARDLEKAEKSLAGINNVELEPLDLMNPESIDIFAEKFLASGRKLDLLINNAGIMWVPLRRDSRGFESQLAVNYLGHFQLTARLWPALKKANGARVINVSSYGHQMAPFNFEDPNFEHREYETLSGYGQSKTASNLFAAALDRRSRASNVRAYSLHPGSVYGTDLGREQPIELFKQMGTHDADGNIKPEVEARLKTVPQGAATTIWCAVSPQLENMGGIYCEDCNIAEIDLGQIEHRFDEPSTIRGVQPYSIDKENAERLWKLSEEMTGIKFSAE; encoded by the coding sequence ATGATACAAAACAATTTTCAAGAAACAGAACAGAACCCTATTAATTCAGGTTTTAATGCACAGTCTACAGCACAGGAAGTGATTAAAGGAATTGATCTTTCCGGAAAAACAGCAATTGTAACAGGCGGTTATGCAGGAATCGGTCTGGAAACCACCCGCATTCTTACTGGTGCAGGTGCCGCGGTAATTATTCCTGCAAGAGATTTAGAAAAAGCCGAGAAAAGCCTGGCAGGGATTAATAATGTGGAATTAGAGCCACTGGATTTAATGAATCCTGAATCCATCGATATTTTTGCAGAAAAATTTCTCGCTTCAGGAAGAAAACTTGATCTATTAATTAATAATGCCGGGATCATGTGGGTTCCTTTACGAAGAGACAGCAGAGGTTTTGAATCTCAGTTAGCCGTTAATTATCTGGGGCATTTTCAGCTCACTGCAAGATTATGGCCGGCTCTAAAAAAGGCAAATGGAGCAAGAGTTATTAACGTTTCATCTTACGGGCATCAGATGGCACCTTTCAATTTTGAAGATCCCAATTTTGAACACCGCGAATATGAAACATTATCTGGGTACGGACAGTCTAAAACTGCAAGTAATTTATTTGCTGCAGCACTGGACAGAAGAAGCAGGGCATCTAATGTAAGAGCTTATTCATTACATCCGGGTTCAGTGTACGGAACAGACCTAGGAAGAGAACAGCCTATTGAATTATTTAAGCAGATGGGAACACATGATGCGGACGGAAATATAAAACCTGAAGTAGAAGCCAGACTCAAAACTGTTCCACAGGGTGCTGCCACTACAATATGGTGTGCCGTAAGCCCGCAGCTTGAGAACATGGGAGGCATCTATTGTGAAGACTGCAACATTGCCGAAATAGACCTTGGCCAGATTGAACACAGATTTGATGAACCATCAACAATAAGAGGCGTACAGCCTTATTCTATAGACAAAGAAAATGCTGAGCGTCTCTGGAAGCTCAGTGAGGAAATGACAGGTATAAAATTCAGTGCAGAATAA
- a CDS encoding Lrp/AsnC family transcriptional regulator, which yields MDFDEIDKKLLLFLQENSKQTTKELSYKLNLSVTAVYERIRKLENLGVISKYVALLDKRKINRDFVVLCHVKLTQHKKEHVLQFEKEVMNLQEVTECFHVSGDYDYILKICVKDMADYRNFMLSKLTTLEHIASTHSSFMISEVKNTTAIVL from the coding sequence ATGGACTTTGATGAAATTGATAAGAAACTGCTGTTGTTTTTGCAGGAAAATTCAAAACAAACCACCAAAGAGCTGTCTTACAAGTTGAATTTATCTGTTACCGCTGTTTATGAACGTATCCGTAAATTGGAAAATTTAGGGGTAATTTCCAAATATGTTGCTTTACTCGATAAACGTAAAATTAACAGAGATTTTGTTGTGCTGTGCCACGTAAAATTAACGCAGCATAAAAAGGAGCATGTCCTTCAGTTTGAAAAAGAAGTGATGAACCTGCAGGAAGTTACAGAATGTTTTCATGTAAGCGGTGATTACGACTATATCCTTAAAATCTGTGTCAAAGATATGGCAGACTACCGGAACTTTATGCTGTCTAAACTGACAACATTAGAGCATATCGCAAGTACCCATAGTTCTTTTATGATCTCTGAGGTGAAAAATACAACGGCAATTGTTCTTTAA
- a CDS encoding glycosyltransferase, with translation MKPTISIIVAIFNRKDELFELLNSLTSQTDKEFEIIIVDDGSLINLKPTIQSFEEILTIKYFRKDNSGPGLSRNYGAKRAENEWLVFVDSDVIVEKDYVENIKKDILVIPCDAFGGADKAHKGFNLMQKAISYSMTSVFTTGGIRGNKKSVSKFQPRSFNMGVKKEVFEKVGGFSEMRIGEDPDLSMTLWENGFTTAFFDTIAVYHKRRVDFGKFSKQVYQFGCARPILNQRHPNYVKISFAFPTLFFLGYILGFIEYFALERGFILAMYGLYTFLVFLHALFITKNISIAGMAVISTYIQMFSYGYGFLKSWILLNVLRMKPEEAFPKHFHKK, from the coding sequence TTGAAGCCGACAATCTCCATCATCGTAGCCATTTTCAATCGCAAAGACGAACTTTTCGAATTATTAAATTCTCTTACTTCCCAGACAGATAAAGAATTTGAAATCATTATTGTGGATGACGGTTCTCTGATTAACCTTAAGCCGACAATACAGAGTTTTGAAGAAATTTTAACTATAAAATATTTTCGAAAAGATAATTCCGGTCCGGGGTTGTCTAGGAATTACGGGGCAAAAAGAGCAGAAAATGAATGGCTTGTTTTTGTAGACAGTGATGTAATTGTTGAAAAAGACTATGTAGAAAATATTAAAAAAGATATTCTTGTTATTCCATGCGATGCTTTTGGGGGTGCAGATAAGGCCCATAAAGGTTTTAATCTGATGCAGAAAGCTATTTCCTATTCTATGACCTCTGTTTTTACAACAGGCGGAATCAGAGGGAATAAAAAATCAGTTTCAAAATTTCAGCCTAGAAGTTTCAATATGGGAGTGAAAAAAGAGGTATTTGAAAAAGTTGGCGGTTTTTCGGAAATGAGAATAGGAGAGGATCCGGACTTATCGATGACGCTTTGGGAAAATGGTTTTACAACGGCTTTTTTCGATACTATTGCTGTGTATCATAAGCGGAGGGTGGATTTTGGGAAATTTTCAAAGCAGGTATATCAATTTGGATGTGCCAGACCTATTCTGAACCAAAGACACCCTAATTATGTGAAGATCTCTTTTGCTTTTCCTACCTTATTTTTTTTGGGATATATTCTTGGGTTTATAGAGTATTTTGCTTTAGAAAGAGGGTTTATTCTGGCGATGTACGGTCTGTACACCTTTTTGGTATTTCTTCATGCCCTGTTCATTACTAAAAATATCAGTATTGCAGGAATGGCTGTAATATCTACTTATATACAAATGTTTTCTTACGGCTATGGCTTTTTAAAGTCATGGATTTTATTAAATGTTTTAAGAATGAAACCTGAGGAAGCCTTTCCGAAACATTTTCATAAAAAATAA
- a CDS encoding ZIP family metal transporter, with product MIVLLLILSVITGVFLGKHFGKKEKLAKNLLILSAGFLITICLNEVFPQVYTAGESSNLGIFVILGVLLQMILEALTKGFEHGHFHHHNEQNILPVALMVGLFVHAFIEGIPLANEKEALSPYLLGILFHNLPISFILGAFLFNRKDTKSSSSYPSLLIVGLFALASPLGMLLGNYFNPDLQPYFLAVVGGIFLHISSVIIFESNKNHNIDWTKIGLVILGVSLALFMHLFHSHSAGGHHH from the coding sequence ATGATAGTTCTTTTACTAATTTTAAGTGTAATAACCGGAGTATTTTTAGGAAAGCATTTTGGAAAAAAAGAAAAGCTGGCAAAGAATCTATTGATTTTAAGTGCAGGTTTTCTTATAACGATCTGTTTAAATGAAGTTTTCCCGCAGGTGTATACTGCTGGGGAAAGCAGTAATCTGGGAATTTTTGTCATCTTAGGAGTATTACTGCAGATGATATTGGAAGCGCTTACAAAAGGTTTTGAACACGGCCACTTTCATCATCACAATGAGCAGAACATTCTGCCCGTGGCATTAATGGTAGGTCTTTTTGTACATGCTTTTATTGAAGGGATTCCTTTAGCCAACGAAAAAGAAGCGCTGTCTCCTTATCTATTGGGGATCCTATTTCACAATCTTCCTATTTCTTTTATTTTGGGAGCATTTTTATTTAATAGAAAGGATACTAAAAGTTCATCTTCATATCCTTCTCTTCTTATTGTCGGCTTATTTGCTTTAGCATCCCCCTTAGGAATGCTGTTAGGAAACTATTTCAATCCAGACCTGCAGCCCTACTTTCTGGCGGTTGTAGGAGGTATCTTCCTGCATATTTCATCTGTTATTATTTTTGAAAGCAACAAAAATCATAATATCGACTGGACCAAAATAGGATTGGTGATCTTAGGAGTTTCTTTAGCTCTGTTTATGCACCTTTTCCACTCTCATTCCGCTGGCGGACATCATCATTAA
- a CDS encoding THUMP domain-containing protein, translating to MDIENLEIQIKTFFGLEPVLAEEIRKLGGRNVEIKNRAVNCEGDLGFLYKVNYSARTALKVLIPIIHFKAFNEQKFYEKLFKFSWDELMDVDQTFAIDATINSERYTHSQFMTLKMKDAIVDFFQEKYNRRPSVETRSPDIKLHLHIDRELVTISMDSSGDALFKRGYRKEQGEAPINEVLASGMLHLAGWDGKGNFLDPMCGSGTLLIEAAMIAMDLPAQIFRKRFAFQNWKNYDADLFTKIKEVRIDRVKEFHGKIVGYDIDGRMLDAATENIEAAELEDVIELKRQNFFDSKKELFPLLIVFNPPYDERISINDDDFYKKIGDTFKTHYPNTLAWLISSDLEAVKKIGLRPSRKIKLFNGKLETRFLQYEMYEGTKKLHKLENKE from the coding sequence ATGGATATAGAAAATTTAGAAATTCAGATAAAAACATTCTTCGGACTGGAGCCTGTTTTAGCAGAAGAAATTAGAAAATTAGGCGGAAGGAACGTCGAAATTAAAAACCGTGCTGTAAACTGTGAAGGAGATTTAGGATTTCTTTATAAGGTTAACTATTCCGCAAGAACGGCATTAAAAGTTTTAATTCCGATCATCCATTTTAAAGCTTTCAACGAACAAAAGTTTTATGAAAAGCTTTTCAAATTTTCTTGGGATGAATTGATGGATGTAGACCAGACTTTCGCTATTGATGCCACCATCAATTCTGAAAGATACACCCATTCTCAGTTTATGACACTGAAAATGAAAGATGCTATTGTAGATTTCTTTCAAGAAAAATACAACAGACGTCCGAGTGTTGAAACAAGAAGTCCCGATATCAAATTACACCTGCATATCGACAGAGAGCTGGTAACGATCTCTATGGATTCTTCAGGAGATGCTTTATTTAAAAGAGGATATAGAAAAGAACAGGGTGAAGCGCCTATTAACGAGGTTTTAGCAAGCGGTATGTTACATTTAGCCGGCTGGGATGGAAAAGGAAATTTCCTTGACCCAATGTGCGGTTCAGGAACACTTTTGATTGAAGCTGCCATGATCGCAATGGATCTTCCTGCACAGATCTTTAGAAAAAGATTTGCTTTCCAGAACTGGAAAAATTACGATGCCGACTTATTTACTAAAATTAAAGAAGTGAGAATCGACAGAGTAAAAGAATTTCACGGGAAAATAGTAGGATATGATATTGACGGCAGAATGCTGGATGCGGCAACAGAAAATATTGAAGCTGCTGAACTGGAAGATGTGATTGAATTGAAAAGACAAAACTTTTTTGATTCTAAAAAAGAACTTTTCCCATTATTGATAGTTTTTAATCCGCCTTATGATGAGAGAATTTCTATTAATGATGATGACTTCTATAAGAAAATAGGAGATACTTTCAAAACACATTATCCAAATACATTAGCCTGGCTGATCTCTTCAGATTTGGAAGCTGTAAAGAAAATAGGTCTTCGTCCTTCAAGAAAAATCAAACTTTTCAATGGAAAATTGGAGACGAGATTTTTACAGTATGAAATGTACGAGGGAACGAAGAAACTGCATAAACTTGAAAATAAAGAGTAA
- a CDS encoding bestrophin family ion channel, protein MITTKYVNYKQVLNLSGHHLIWISIWCTLIATLFYFFNWHWMIIPWVPVALIGTAEAFLVGFKNNQAYDRLWEARKIWGGIVNSSRSFASMVYAFDTENEKIGAFELEDRRKKIVYRHIAWLYAFREQLLVPAEWEHISSQEENFKNIDLRRHRLIKAGFPDYGRTPIFLHKYLSEEEFELQSSYKNFATYLISKQAKEINELKNDKIISDFNQTQLQNALNELYNYQGQAERIKKFPSPRQFASTAFVFNILFITLLPLGLVNEFAKLGDWGIWTSIPFCITVGWIYIIMELVGDYSENPFSGLMFDVPMLSICRNIEIDLLQMAGETELPEAISSKNGVLV, encoded by the coding sequence ATGATTACGACAAAATACGTCAATTACAAACAGGTTTTAAACTTATCCGGCCATCATCTGATCTGGATCTCTATCTGGTGTACATTGATCGCTACCCTCTTTTATTTTTTTAACTGGCACTGGATGATTATTCCTTGGGTTCCGGTTGCGCTTATTGGTACTGCGGAAGCCTTTCTAGTAGGTTTTAAAAACAACCAGGCTTATGACAGACTTTGGGAGGCGCGAAAAATATGGGGCGGCATCGTGAATTCGAGCCGTTCATTTGCGTCCATGGTGTATGCTTTTGACACCGAAAATGAAAAAATAGGAGCTTTCGAGCTTGAAGACCGAAGAAAAAAAATAGTATACCGTCATATTGCATGGCTTTATGCTTTCCGTGAACAGCTTTTAGTTCCTGCCGAATGGGAGCATATCAGCAGTCAAGAAGAAAATTTTAAAAACATTGACCTTAGACGCCACAGATTAATCAAAGCAGGATTTCCCGATTACGGAAGAACCCCGATTTTCTTACATAAATATCTTTCAGAAGAAGAATTTGAACTGCAGTCTAGTTATAAAAATTTCGCAACGTACCTGATTTCAAAACAGGCAAAAGAAATCAATGAATTAAAAAACGACAAAATCATTTCAGATTTTAACCAGACGCAGCTGCAGAATGCTTTAAATGAACTTTACAATTATCAGGGTCAGGCTGAAAGAATCAAAAAGTTTCCTTCGCCTAGGCAGTTTGCAAGTACGGCATTTGTTTTTAATATTCTTTTTATCACGCTGCTTCCGTTAGGGCTGGTGAATGAATTCGCAAAATTGGGCGACTGGGGAATCTGGACTTCTATCCCTTTCTGTATCACTGTCGGCTGGATCTACATTATTATGGAATTGGTAGGTGATTATTCAGAAAACCCTTTTTCCGGGCTGATGTTCGATGTTCCGATGCTCTCCATCTGCAGAAACATTGAGATCGATCTTTTACAAATGGCAGGAGAAACTGAACTTCCAGAGGCAATTTCCTCTAAAAACGGCGTTTTAGTTTAA
- a CDS encoding class I SAM-dependent methyltransferase — translation MEWFESWFDTPYYHLLYSNRDYTEAENFITKLTAELKLPPSAKIIDLACGKGRHSVFLNKLGYDVLGLDLSRQSIEFDKQFENETLLFNVHDMRNPIDADPMDAVFNLFTSFGYFDNEKDDKKVFQSVYNALKPNGYFVLDYLNEEYVRSAIVPESVIQRGNIEFKISKKIEGRHIVKDIRFEADGKSFHFFEKVKLHTLEVIHSYASECGFERVKIWGDYQLNDFNKEVSLRCINLFKKKA, via the coding sequence ATGGAATGGTTTGAATCTTGGTTTGATACCCCTTATTATCATTTACTTTATAGTAACAGAGACTATACGGAAGCTGAAAACTTTATTACAAAGCTTACTGCAGAGCTTAAACTTCCGCCCTCTGCAAAAATCATAGACTTAGCCTGTGGAAAGGGAAGACACTCTGTTTTCCTCAATAAATTAGGGTATGATGTCCTTGGGCTTGACCTTTCAAGACAGAGTATAGAGTTTGATAAACAGTTTGAAAATGAAACATTGTTATTTAATGTTCATGACATGCGTAACCCGATTGATGCAGATCCTATGGATGCAGTCTTCAATCTATTTACGAGTTTTGGATATTTTGATAATGAAAAAGATGATAAAAAAGTTTTTCAATCCGTGTATAATGCTTTAAAACCCAACGGTTATTTTGTTTTAGATTATCTTAACGAGGAATATGTAAGAAGCGCAATTGTTCCGGAATCTGTCATTCAGAGAGGAAATATTGAATTTAAAATTTCTAAAAAAATAGAGGGAAGACATATCGTAAAGGATATTCGTTTTGAAGCAGACGGCAAGTCTTTTCATTTTTTTGAAAAAGTAAAACTTCACACCCTTGAAGTCATTCATTCTTACGCATCAGAATGTGGTTTTGAAAGAGTAAAAATATGGGGAGATTATCAATTGAATGATTTTAATAAAGAGGTTTCACTTCGCTGCATTAATTTATTTAAGAAAAAAGCATGA